In one Bordetella pertussis 18323 genomic region, the following are encoded:
- the dkgB gene encoding 2,5-didehydrogluconate reductase DkgB, with the protein MTIPSFGVGTFRLTGQTVIDSVRNAIDLGYRAVDTAQIYGNETEVGQTIAESGVARSELFVTTKIWTDNYARAKLLPSLRASLEKLRTDYVDLTLIHWPAPGNGVALPEHMEALAEAKALGLTRRIGISNFNIALTRQAIAAVGQGEIATNQIELSPYLQSARLTAFLREQGIAVTSYMTLAYGKVLKDPVLARIADKHRSTVAQVALAWALQQGYAVIPSSTKRENLASNLLARGLALDADDMARIAALERNGREVDPEGLAPAWD; encoded by the coding sequence ATGACCATCCCTTCCTTTGGCGTGGGTACCTTCCGCCTGACCGGCCAGACCGTGATCGACTCGGTCCGCAACGCCATCGACCTGGGCTATCGCGCCGTCGACACGGCGCAGATCTACGGCAATGAAACCGAGGTCGGCCAGACTATCGCCGAAAGCGGCGTGGCGCGTTCCGAACTGTTCGTGACCACCAAGATCTGGACCGACAACTACGCCCGGGCCAAGCTGCTGCCCAGCCTGCGCGCCAGCCTGGAAAAACTGCGCACCGACTACGTGGACCTGACGCTGATCCACTGGCCCGCGCCGGGCAACGGCGTGGCCTTGCCCGAACACATGGAGGCGCTGGCCGAGGCCAAGGCGCTGGGCCTGACGCGCCGGATCGGTATTTCCAATTTCAACATCGCGCTGACCAGGCAGGCCATCGCGGCGGTGGGACAGGGCGAGATCGCCACCAACCAGATCGAACTCAGCCCCTATCTGCAGAGCGCCAGGCTGACGGCTTTCCTCAGGGAGCAGGGTATTGCCGTGACTTCCTATATGACCCTGGCCTACGGCAAGGTACTGAAGGATCCGGTGCTGGCGCGGATCGCGGACAAGCATCGGTCGACCGTGGCGCAGGTGGCGCTGGCCTGGGCCCTGCAACAGGGCTATGCGGTGATCCCGTCCTCGACCAAGCGCGAGAACCTGGCGAGCAATCTGCTGGCCCGCGGCCTGGCGTTGGACGCCGACGACATGGCGCGGATTGCCGCGCTGGAGCGTAACGGTCGCGAAGTCGATCCCGAGGGCCTGGCTCCGGCGTGGGACTGA
- a CDS encoding pirin family protein, with protein sequence MLTLRRSAERGHANHGWLDTHHTFSFANYYDPAHMGFGPLRVINDDRIAAGRGFGTHGHRDMEIITYVLDGAIAHKDSMGSGSTIRPGDVQRMSAGRGVMHSEFNPQPDAATHMLQIWIEPDVAGIAPEYEEKRFPEADKRGRLRQLVSPDGADGSLRIHQDARLYAGLFDGTESAELPLAAGRRSWVHVARGSLVVNGQRLGAGDGLALQDEAAVRLGDGEGAEVLVFDLP encoded by the coding sequence ATGCTTACCCTGCGTCGCAGCGCCGAACGCGGCCATGCCAACCACGGCTGGCTCGATACGCACCATACGTTTTCCTTCGCCAATTACTATGATCCGGCCCATATGGGCTTCGGGCCGCTGCGTGTGATCAACGATGACCGCATCGCCGCCGGCCGGGGCTTCGGCACGCACGGCCACCGGGACATGGAAATCATCACCTATGTGCTGGACGGCGCGATCGCGCACAAGGACAGCATGGGCAGCGGCTCGACCATCCGCCCCGGCGATGTGCAGCGCATGAGCGCCGGCCGCGGCGTGATGCATTCGGAGTTCAACCCGCAGCCGGATGCCGCGACCCATATGCTGCAGATCTGGATCGAGCCCGATGTGGCGGGTATTGCGCCCGAGTACGAAGAGAAGCGTTTTCCCGAGGCTGACAAGCGCGGCCGGCTGCGCCAGCTGGTTTCCCCCGACGGCGCCGACGGATCGCTGCGCATCCACCAGGATGCGCGCCTGTACGCGGGCCTGTTCGACGGCACGGAAAGCGCCGAGCTGCCGTTGGCGGCCGGACGCCGCTCGTGGGTGCACGTGGCGCGCGGCAGCCTGGTCGTCAATGGCCAGAGGCTGGGCGCGGGCGATGGCCTGGCGCTGCAGGACGAGGCCGCGGTGCGGCTGGGCGACGGCGAAGGCGCCGAAGTCCTGGTATTCGATTTGCCGTAA
- a CDS encoding ferredoxin--NADP reductase yields MAAFNTERVLSVRHWNDTLFSFTTTRDAALRFHNGHFVMIGLEIEGKPLMRAYSIASANYEENLEFLSIKVQNGPLTSRLQHLKEGDTILVSRKPVGTLVVDDLKPGKHLYLFGTGTGLAPFMSIIKDPEVYERFEKVVLVHGVRWASELAYADFIEKELPGNEFFGDIVRDKLVYYPTVTREPFRNQGRITQLVDSGKLCADIGLPQLDPAVDRAMICGSPHMLADIRAMLDKRGFEVSPGVGEPGDYVFERAFVDK; encoded by the coding sequence ATGGCAGCTTTCAATACCGAGCGCGTCCTCAGCGTGCGCCACTGGAACGACACCCTTTTCTCCTTCACCACCACCCGCGATGCGGCGCTGCGCTTTCACAATGGCCATTTCGTCATGATCGGCCTGGAAATCGAAGGCAAGCCGTTGATGCGCGCCTACAGCATCGCCAGCGCCAATTACGAGGAAAACCTCGAGTTCCTCAGCATCAAGGTGCAGAACGGGCCGCTGACCTCGCGGCTGCAGCACCTCAAGGAAGGCGACACCATCCTGGTCAGCCGCAAGCCGGTGGGCACGCTGGTGGTCGACGATCTCAAGCCGGGCAAGCACCTGTATCTGTTCGGCACCGGCACGGGCCTGGCCCCGTTCATGAGCATCATCAAGGATCCCGAGGTCTACGAGCGGTTCGAGAAAGTGGTGCTGGTGCACGGGGTGCGCTGGGCCAGCGAGCTGGCCTATGCCGATTTCATCGAGAAGGAACTGCCCGGCAACGAGTTCTTCGGCGACATCGTGCGCGACAAGCTGGTCTATTACCCCACCGTGACGCGCGAACCGTTCCGCAACCAGGGCCGCATCACGCAGCTGGTCGACTCGGGCAAGCTGTGCGCCGACATCGGCCTGCCGCAGCTGGACCCGGCGGTCGACCGCGCCATGATCTGCGGCAGCCCGCACATGCTGGCCGATATCCGCGCCATGCTGGACAAGCGCGGGTTCGAGGTTTCGCCGGGCGTGGGCGAGCCGGGCGACTACGTGTTCGAGCGCGCGTTCGTGGACAAATAA
- a CDS encoding LysR family transcriptional regulator, with protein sequence MPRPRAAPPPGQPITPDLLVMVDAIARHGSFAKAARELGKVPSAVTYAIRKLEDGLDMLLFDRSGHRAALTPAGQALLAEGRHVLQSLDALASRVKRVATGWEGELRIAVSAVLPWTPLYDLIEDFRALAGATTLRFSAEVLSGNWDALASGRADLLIGADAAGAPSGAYRTQAMGQTQFAFCVAPHHPLAALGRPLSARDIAAYCAIVVADTSRDLPPRTRGLLREQPVIVMPTMQAKIDAQVRGIGVGHLPLTLAAPYLAQGLLATCPTDDVVPLTEQVVYAWRDPNPGRALQWWLERLRSPRLCESLLGVS encoded by the coding sequence ATGCCCCGTCCACGCGCCGCCCCGCCCCCCGGCCAGCCCATCACGCCCGACCTGCTCGTCATGGTCGACGCCATCGCCCGCCATGGCAGCTTCGCCAAGGCGGCGCGCGAACTGGGCAAGGTGCCTTCGGCCGTCACTTACGCCATCCGCAAGCTGGAAGACGGACTGGACATGCTGCTGTTCGACCGCAGCGGCCATCGGGCCGCCCTCACGCCCGCCGGCCAGGCCCTGCTGGCCGAAGGCCGCCACGTGCTGCAATCGCTCGACGCGCTGGCCAGCCGCGTCAAGCGCGTCGCTACCGGCTGGGAAGGCGAATTGCGCATCGCCGTCAGCGCCGTGCTGCCCTGGACGCCGCTGTACGATCTGATCGAGGATTTTCGCGCCCTGGCCGGCGCCACCACCTTGCGCTTTTCCGCCGAAGTGCTCAGCGGCAACTGGGATGCGCTGGCCTCCGGCCGCGCCGACCTGCTGATCGGCGCCGACGCGGCGGGCGCGCCGTCGGGCGCCTACCGCACCCAGGCCATGGGGCAGACCCAGTTCGCCTTCTGCGTGGCGCCGCATCATCCGCTGGCCGCGTTGGGGCGCCCCCTGAGCGCGCGCGACATCGCGGCCTATTGCGCCATCGTGGTGGCCGACACGTCGCGCGACCTGCCGCCCCGCACGCGCGGCCTGCTGCGCGAACAGCCCGTGATCGTCATGCCCACCATGCAGGCGAAGATCGACGCCCAGGTGCGCGGCATCGGCGTGGGGCACCTGCCCCTGACCCTGGCCGCGCCCTACCTCGCCCAGGGCCTGCTGGCGACCTGCCCCACCGACGACGTCGTGCCGCTCACCGAGCAGGTGGTCTACGCCTGGCGCGATCCCAACCCCGGGCGGGCCTTGCAGTGGTGGCTGGAGCGGCTGCGCTCGCCCCGGCTGTGCGAAAGCCTGCTGGGCGTGTCGTGA
- a CDS encoding Fe(3+) ABC transporter substrate-binding protein, whose product MPSTKRSSLIPLLRALALAGVATFSAQALASDEVSLYTTREPKLIQPLLDAFAKDSGIKVNTVFVKDGLLERVRAEGDKSPADVLMTVDIGNLIDLVNGGVTQKIQSQTLDSVVPANLRGAEGSWYALSLRDRVLYVEKDLKLDSFRYGDLADPKWKGKVCIRSGQHPYNTALVAAMIAHDGAEATEKWLRGVKANLARKAAGGDRDVARDILGGICDIGLANAYYVGHMKNAEPGTDARKWGDAIKVVRPTFATAKDGGTHVNISGAAVAAHAPNKANAVKLLEYLVSEPAQTLYAQANYEYPVRAGVKLDAVVASFGPLKVDTLPVAEIAKYRKQASELVDKVGFDN is encoded by the coding sequence ATGCCGTCGACCAAGCGTTCCTCCCTGATCCCGCTGCTGCGCGCCCTGGCGCTCGCGGGCGTTGCCACGTTCTCCGCCCAGGCGCTGGCCTCCGATGAGGTCAGCCTCTACACCACGCGCGAACCCAAGCTGATCCAGCCTCTGCTCGACGCCTTCGCCAAGGACAGCGGCATCAAGGTCAACACCGTCTTCGTCAAGGACGGCCTGCTCGAACGCGTCAGGGCCGAGGGCGACAAGTCGCCGGCCGACGTGCTGATGACGGTCGACATCGGCAACCTGATCGACCTGGTCAATGGCGGCGTCACCCAGAAAATCCAGTCGCAGACGCTCGACAGCGTGGTGCCCGCCAACCTGCGCGGCGCCGAAGGCAGCTGGTACGCCCTGTCGCTGCGCGACCGGGTGCTCTACGTCGAGAAAGACCTCAAGCTGGACAGCTTCCGCTACGGAGACCTGGCCGACCCCAAATGGAAGGGCAAGGTGTGCATCCGCTCGGGCCAGCACCCCTACAACACCGCGCTGGTGGCGGCCATGATCGCCCATGACGGCGCCGAGGCCACCGAGAAATGGCTGCGCGGCGTGAAGGCCAACCTGGCCCGCAAGGCGGCCGGCGGCGACCGCGACGTGGCGCGCGACATCCTCGGCGGCATCTGCGACATCGGCCTGGCCAACGCCTACTACGTCGGCCACATGAAGAACGCCGAGCCGGGCACCGACGCCCGCAAGTGGGGCGACGCCATCAAGGTAGTGCGCCCGACCTTCGCCACCGCCAAGGATGGCGGCACCCACGTCAACATCAGCGGCGCCGCGGTCGCGGCGCACGCGCCCAACAAGGCCAACGCCGTCAAGCTGCTGGAGTACCTGGTCTCCGAGCCTGCCCAGACGCTGTACGCCCAGGCCAACTACGAGTACCCGGTGCGCGCCGGCGTCAAGCTGGACGCGGTGGTGGCCAGCTTCGGCCCGCTGAAGGTCGATACCCTGCCCGTGGCCGAGATCGCCAAGTACCGCAAGCAGGCCAGCGAACTGGTCGACAAGGTGGGCTTCGACAACTGA
- a CDS encoding LysR family transcriptional regulator, with protein sequence MKTTLDELQAFVAVVDTGSITAAAEQLGLTVSAASRTLGRLEEKLQTTLVRRTTRRLELTEEGAAFLQHARAILASVGEAEEQMAARRMRPAGRLRVDAATPFMLHVLVPLIAGFHARYPEVELELNSNEGIVDLIEKRTDVAFRIGVLKDSTLHARAVGTSRLRVLASPAYLERRGAPTRTAQLAQHALLGFTQPETLNDWPLRDADGAVLRIRPTIASSSGETLRHMALAGLGIVCLSDFMTGEDRRAGALVQLFARQTLDVRQPVNAVYYRNTALAARITCFVDHVIETLGARPFDA encoded by the coding sequence ATGAAAACCACCCTGGACGAATTGCAGGCCTTCGTGGCCGTCGTGGACACGGGTTCGATCACCGCGGCCGCGGAACAGCTCGGGCTGACGGTCTCGGCCGCCAGCCGCACGCTGGGCCGGCTGGAGGAAAAGCTGCAGACCACCCTGGTGCGCCGCACGACCCGCCGGCTCGAGCTGACCGAGGAAGGGGCCGCTTTCCTGCAGCATGCGCGCGCCATCCTGGCCTCGGTCGGCGAGGCCGAGGAACAGATGGCGGCCCGCCGCATGCGCCCGGCCGGACGGCTGCGGGTCGACGCGGCCACTCCGTTCATGCTGCATGTGCTAGTACCGCTGATAGCAGGCTTTCATGCCCGCTACCCCGAGGTGGAGCTGGAGCTCAATTCCAACGAAGGCATCGTCGATCTGATCGAAAAGCGCACCGACGTGGCGTTTCGCATCGGCGTGCTGAAAGACTCCACCCTGCACGCCCGCGCCGTCGGCACCAGCCGCCTGCGGGTGCTCGCCAGTCCCGCCTACCTCGAGCGTCGCGGCGCGCCCACCCGCACCGCGCAACTCGCGCAACATGCCCTGCTTGGCTTCACCCAGCCCGAGACGCTGAACGACTGGCCCTTGCGCGATGCGGACGGCGCCGTCCTGCGCATCCGGCCGACCATCGCCTCGTCCAGCGGTGAAACGCTGCGCCACATGGCCCTGGCGGGCCTGGGCATCGTCTGCCTGTCGGACTTCATGACCGGCGAGGACCGCCGCGCCGGCGCACTGGTGCAACTGTTCGCCAGGCAGACTCTGGACGTGCGCCAGCCGGTCAACGCGGTCTACTACCGCAACACCGCGCTGGCCGCGCGCATCACCTGCTTCGTGGACCACGTGATCGAGACGCTGGGCGCCCGGCCGTTCGACGCATGA
- the ntrC gene encoding nitrogen regulation protein NR(I), whose amino-acid sequence MKPVWIVDDDQAIRWVLEKALARAGIATRSFSRAADVLQALAADVPSVLVSDIRMPGGDGLELLRQIKERNPGLPVIVMTAFADLDSTVSAFQGGAFDYLAKPFDVNEAVALIQRAMQEGEPAADAGAAGEPAQNGERWVMTQSSSTAMQEVFRAIGRLAQSKVTVLITGESGTGKELVARALHGHGARAGGPFVALNAAAIPRDLLEAELFGHERGAFTGANTLRRGRFEEAHGGTLFLDEIGDMPIELQTRLLRVLAEGSFYRVGGAQPVRVDVRIVAATHQPLEQRVEQGLFREDLFHRLNVIRLRLPPLRERVEDIPALAQHFLATSARALGVPVKRLTPDALAVLARFDFPGNVRQLENFCHWLTVMAPGQTIDRNDLPPEIRAVEHQQAAARQAEPAAAAAAAGTAPAPAEAPDAAPRNWHAALLRDAQFRLERGEPAVMATLTRQFEKILLQSALDASRGRRVEAASRLGIGRNTITRKLRELGIDDE is encoded by the coding sequence ATGAAACCCGTTTGGATTGTCGACGACGACCAGGCTATCCGCTGGGTGCTCGAGAAGGCCCTGGCGCGGGCCGGCATCGCCACCCGCAGCTTCTCCCGGGCCGCCGATGTCCTGCAGGCGCTGGCGGCCGACGTGCCGTCGGTGCTGGTGTCGGACATCCGCATGCCGGGCGGCGATGGGCTTGAACTGCTGCGCCAGATCAAGGAGCGCAATCCCGGGCTGCCGGTGATCGTCATGACCGCCTTCGCCGACCTGGACAGCACGGTGTCGGCGTTCCAGGGCGGCGCGTTCGATTACCTGGCCAAGCCATTCGACGTCAACGAGGCGGTGGCGCTGATCCAGCGCGCCATGCAGGAGGGCGAGCCGGCGGCCGACGCGGGCGCGGCGGGCGAGCCGGCGCAGAACGGCGAGCGCTGGGTGATGACGCAGTCCTCGTCCACCGCGATGCAGGAAGTGTTTCGCGCCATAGGCCGGCTGGCCCAGTCCAAGGTGACGGTGCTGATCACCGGCGAGTCCGGCACCGGCAAGGAGCTGGTGGCGCGGGCCCTGCATGGGCACGGCGCGCGCGCCGGCGGGCCGTTCGTTGCGCTGAACGCCGCGGCGATTCCGCGCGACCTGCTGGAGGCCGAGTTGTTTGGGCACGAGCGTGGCGCCTTCACCGGAGCCAATACGCTGCGGCGCGGACGCTTCGAGGAGGCGCATGGCGGCACGCTGTTCCTCGACGAGATCGGCGATATGCCGATCGAGTTGCAGACCCGCCTGCTGCGCGTGCTGGCCGAGGGCAGTTTCTACCGCGTGGGCGGGGCGCAACCGGTGCGCGTGGATGTGCGCATCGTCGCGGCCACCCACCAGCCGCTCGAACAGCGCGTCGAGCAGGGCCTGTTCCGGGAGGACCTGTTCCATCGTCTCAATGTGATCCGCCTGCGCCTGCCGCCGCTGCGCGAACGGGTCGAGGATATTCCGGCGCTGGCCCAGCACTTCCTGGCCACCAGCGCCCGGGCGCTGGGCGTGCCGGTCAAGCGCTTGACGCCCGACGCGCTGGCCGTGCTGGCGCGTTTCGATTTTCCCGGCAATGTGCGCCAGCTGGAGAACTTCTGCCATTGGCTGACGGTCATGGCTCCGGGGCAGACGATCGATCGCAACGACCTGCCGCCCGAAATCCGGGCGGTCGAACACCAGCAGGCGGCGGCCCGGCAGGCCGAACCGGCTGCCGCGGCTGCCGCGGCCGGGACGGCGCCGGCCCCGGCCGAGGCGCCGGATGCCGCGCCGCGCAACTGGCACGCAGCCTTGCTGCGCGATGCGCAGTTCCGCCTCGAGCGCGGCGAGCCGGCGGTCATGGCGACGCTGACGCGCCAGTTCGAGAAGATCCTGCTGCAAAGCGCCCTGGATGCGAGCCGGGGGCGGCGGGTGGAGGCTGCATCGCGGCTGGGCATCGGCCGCAATACCATCACGCGCAAGCTGCGCGAGCTGGGTATCGACGACGAATAG
- a CDS encoding pirin family protein, with the protein MSILNNAPQSAVQTIVVPRTSDLGGFEVRRALPSAQQRSVGPFVFLDEMGPVQFPAGVGMDVRPHPHIGLATVTYLYEGSLVHRDGAGNVQTILPGEVNWMTAGRGIVHSERTAPESRLAPLRMYGLQMWVGLPKEHEETDPGFVHYGTQAQPVVEGEGVRAQVIAGSLFGQTSGVRTLSPLFYGDVQLQAGATVVVPPEHEERAAYLVEGTVDIEGQAYEPGLLIVFAPGVAVTIRAQTAARMALVGGEPLDGPRFIWWNFVSSSKDRIEQAKEDWTRNRFGQVVPGDETEFIPLPPPRS; encoded by the coding sequence ATGTCGATTTTGAACAATGCGCCGCAGTCGGCGGTACAGACCATCGTGGTGCCGCGCACCAGCGACCTGGGCGGATTCGAAGTGCGCCGCGCCTTGCCGTCGGCGCAGCAGCGCTCGGTGGGGCCGTTCGTGTTCCTCGACGAGATGGGCCCGGTGCAGTTTCCCGCCGGCGTGGGCATGGACGTGCGGCCCCACCCGCATATCGGGCTGGCCACGGTGACCTATCTCTACGAGGGCTCGCTGGTGCACCGGGACGGGGCCGGCAATGTCCAGACCATCCTGCCCGGCGAGGTCAACTGGATGACGGCCGGCCGCGGCATCGTGCATTCTGAGCGCACCGCGCCGGAAAGCCGGCTGGCTCCGCTGCGCATGTATGGCCTGCAGATGTGGGTGGGCCTGCCCAAGGAGCACGAGGAAACCGACCCGGGTTTCGTGCACTATGGCACGCAGGCGCAACCGGTGGTCGAAGGCGAGGGCGTGCGCGCCCAGGTGATCGCCGGCTCGCTGTTTGGCCAGACCTCCGGCGTGCGCACGCTGTCGCCGCTGTTCTACGGCGACGTGCAGCTGCAGGCCGGGGCCACGGTGGTGGTGCCGCCCGAGCACGAAGAGCGCGCCGCCTACCTGGTCGAGGGGACGGTGGACATCGAGGGGCAGGCGTACGAACCCGGCCTCCTGATCGTGTTCGCGCCGGGCGTGGCGGTGACGATCCGCGCGCAGACGGCGGCGCGCATGGCGCTGGTGGGCGGCGAGCCCCTGGACGGCCCGCGCTTCATCTGGTGGAACTTCGTCTCCAGCAGCAAGGACCGCATCGAACAGGCCAAGGAAGACTGGACCAGGAACCGCTTCGGCCAGGTCGTGCCGGGCGACGAAACCGAGTTCATCCCCTTGCCGCCGCCGCGCTCCTGA
- a CDS encoding ABC transporter permease yields MHTTFLPRSARTRFSERGSGWLAGASLIALAVLAPVAALAWWALHADLSHWTHLTRYVLPQAMANTMILLAGVGVLVTMLGTGAAWLVTAYEFPTRRTLTWALLLPLAVPTYIIAFAYLDLLHPIGPVQGAIRAVLGYDSPRQFRLPDLRSIYGAIFVLGFVLYPYVYLSTRVMFMTQAASLLEAARTLGAGRVGVFLRVALPMARPAIAVGVSLALLETLNDIGASEFLGVQTLTVSVYTTWITRSDLASAAQIALTMLVFVIALILLERHGRKRQRYANTQRMRAMQPRRLHGPAAALAAVLGWIPVVLGFVAPALYLIVETYKRLHLVGGVSDQLWAGLRNTLMVAALATIVTLLCGLVVAWAGRSLRESASFNPGRTCGRIASLGYAVPGTVLAIGLLAPFAWLDHTMSTLFGWNGLLLIGTTGALVCAYTIRFLAISTGGIEAGLARIPASLEQASRLLGETSAGTLRRVHLPLLRPALAASALLVFVDTMKELPATLLLRPLNFETLATWLYAEAARGTYEEGAVAALAIVAAGLIPVILLARTNLKMGH; encoded by the coding sequence ATGCACACCACTTTCTTGCCGCGCAGCGCGCGGACCCGCTTCAGCGAACGCGGCTCCGGCTGGCTGGCCGGCGCGTCCCTCATCGCGCTGGCGGTGCTGGCGCCGGTGGCGGCGCTGGCATGGTGGGCCCTGCACGCCGACCTGTCGCACTGGACCCACCTGACCCGCTACGTGCTCCCGCAGGCCATGGCCAACACCATGATCCTGCTGGCCGGCGTGGGCGTGCTGGTCACGATGCTGGGCACCGGCGCGGCCTGGCTGGTCACCGCCTACGAGTTCCCGACCCGCCGCACCCTGACCTGGGCCCTGCTGCTGCCGCTGGCCGTGCCCACCTACATCATCGCCTTCGCCTATCTCGACCTGCTGCATCCGATCGGGCCGGTGCAGGGCGCCATCCGCGCCGTGCTGGGATACGACAGCCCGCGCCAGTTCCGCCTGCCCGACCTGCGCTCGATCTACGGCGCCATCTTCGTGCTGGGCTTCGTGCTGTACCCCTACGTGTACCTGAGCACGCGCGTGATGTTCATGACCCAGGCCGCCAGCCTGCTGGAAGCCGCCCGCACACTGGGAGCCGGCCGCGTCGGCGTGTTCCTGCGCGTGGCCCTGCCCATGGCGCGGCCGGCCATCGCGGTCGGCGTCAGCCTGGCGCTGCTCGAGACGCTCAACGACATCGGCGCCTCCGAATTCCTGGGCGTGCAGACACTGACCGTATCCGTCTACACTACCTGGATCACCCGCTCCGACCTGGCCAGCGCGGCGCAGATCGCGCTGACCATGCTGGTGTTCGTCATTGCCCTCATCCTGCTCGAACGCCACGGCCGCAAGCGGCAGCGCTACGCCAACACGCAGCGCATGCGCGCCATGCAGCCACGCCGGCTCCATGGTCCGGCCGCCGCGCTGGCCGCCGTGCTGGGCTGGATTCCCGTGGTGCTGGGCTTCGTGGCGCCTGCCCTGTACCTGATCGTCGAAACCTACAAGCGCCTGCATCTGGTGGGCGGCGTCTCGGACCAGCTCTGGGCCGGGCTGCGCAATACGCTGATGGTGGCCGCCCTGGCCACCATCGTCACGCTGCTGTGCGGCCTGGTCGTGGCCTGGGCCGGCCGCAGCCTGCGCGAGAGCGCCTCGTTCAACCCCGGCCGCACCTGCGGGCGCATCGCCAGCCTGGGCTATGCCGTGCCCGGCACGGTGCTGGCCATCGGCCTGCTGGCGCCCTTCGCCTGGCTCGACCACACCATGTCCACGCTGTTCGGCTGGAACGGCCTGCTGCTGATAGGCACCACGGGCGCGCTGGTATGCGCCTACACCATCCGGTTCCTGGCGATCTCTACCGGTGGCATCGAAGCCGGCCTGGCGCGCATTCCCGCCTCGCTGGAACAGGCTTCGCGGCTGCTGGGCGAGACCTCCGCCGGCACGCTGCGCCGCGTCCACCTGCCATTGCTGCGCCCCGCCCTGGCGGCCAGCGCGCTGCTGGTGTTCGTGGACACCATGAAGGAACTGCCCGCCACGCTGCTGCTGCGCCCGCTCAATTTCGAGACGCTGGCCACCTGGCTGTACGCGGAGGCGGCGCGCGGCACCTACGAAGAAGGAGCGGTCGCCGCGCTGGCCATCGTCGCGGCCGGTCTGATCCCGGTCATCCTGCTGGCGCGCACCAATCTGAAGATGGGACACTGA
- a CDS encoding ABC transporter ATP-binding protein: MADLLELDHIRLGYDTPQGLKTIIDDLSLSLPAGHIGCLLGESGCGKTTVLRAIAGFEPVLAGHIALDGAVISSPDVQVAPELRRVGMMFQDYALFPHLSVSQNVAFGLRRLSRPARAARAQRVAEMLELVGLAQSADSYPHEISGGQQQRVALARAMAPSPDLLLLDEPFSNLDVDTRERLAFEVREILKRTGHTAILVTHNQAEAFAIADRIGVMARGHIEQWDTPYNLHQHPASPFVRDFIRREALVEQRLQAFDRGR; the protein is encoded by the coding sequence TTGGCCGACCTGCTAGAACTCGATCACATCCGGCTGGGCTACGACACGCCCCAGGGCCTGAAGACCATCATCGACGATCTGTCGCTGAGCCTGCCCGCCGGCCACATCGGCTGCCTGCTGGGCGAATCCGGCTGCGGCAAGACCACCGTGCTGCGCGCCATCGCCGGCTTCGAGCCGGTGCTGGCCGGGCACATCGCGCTGGACGGCGCCGTCATTTCGTCGCCCGACGTGCAGGTGGCGCCCGAACTGCGCCGCGTCGGCATGATGTTCCAGGACTACGCCCTCTTCCCGCACCTGAGCGTCAGCCAGAACGTGGCCTTCGGCCTGCGCCGGCTGTCGCGCCCGGCGCGCGCGGCGCGCGCGCAGCGCGTGGCCGAAATGCTGGAACTGGTCGGCCTGGCGCAATCGGCCGACAGCTATCCGCACGAGATCTCCGGCGGCCAGCAGCAGCGCGTGGCGCTGGCGCGGGCCATGGCGCCCTCGCCCGACCTGCTCCTGCTCGACGAGCCGTTTTCCAATCTCGACGTGGATACGCGCGAACGCCTGGCCTTCGAGGTGCGCGAGATCCTCAAGCGCACCGGCCACACCGCCATCCTGGTCACGCACAACCAGGCCGAGGCCTTCGCCATCGCCGACCGCATCGGCGTCATGGCGCGCGGCCATATCGAGCAGTGGGACACCCCGTACAACCTGCACCAGCACCCGGCCAGTCCGTTCGTGCGCGATTTCATCCGCCGCGAAGCCCTGGTGGAACAGCGCCTGCAGGCGTTCGACCGCGGACGCTAG